The sequence below is a genomic window from Inquilinus sp. KBS0705.
TGCCAAAGTTGCGGGCCCTATTGAATTGAAGGAAGTATTTGATTTTATGACCTCTGATAACCAGCAGGCAAAGGTGCAGTACGAAAGCGGCGAAAGCGCTAACTACCTGCCTACCAAGAACTTTAAGTTAATGGTAAATGCCGACGAGGTGATAAAATCGGGAACGGTGCCTGCCAACCAGCGCGACCGTATTGTATCCGAAATGGACTGGACCTATCCGGGTAAATATGTTACCAAGGATAACCTGGCCATGATGGATATATTGGCGCATAATAACTGGAAACGCCCCGTGTATTTTGCCACCACCGTACCAAGCGACAACCTGCTTGGGCTTGATAAATACCTGTATAGCGAAGGCTTTAGCAACCGCCTAATGCCCTTTAAACCAGATACTACCGTAGCCCCGCAGGAAAATACCAACACCATGATCATGTACAACAATATGATGAACAAGTACAAATATGGCAACATGAAAAACGCCAAGTACCTTGATCATGAGTCGTTAACGTTGTTTAACCCGCTGATTGCCCGCTTATTTGGCACGCTTGCTGACAACTTGGTAAAAGAAGGACATAAAGACCTGGCTAAGAATGCGTTAAAGAAATACGCTGAGGTGGTTCCATCGCAAATTGTGGCACCGGAGATTGCCGTACGCAAATATTATATGGTTGAAACCGCCTTTAAAATGGGCGAAACCGCTTTAGCACTGCAACTGGCCAATCAGGTAGACGATTATGTAATAGACGTATTGAAATTTAATTACACGCAGTACCAAAAAGACACCAACGCAGTAGATGCGCGCGACGTACAACTCTCATTATCAATACTTAACGGTATGATGAATACCACCCGAGCTAATAACCAACCAGCGCTGGGCAGCAAATTTGAGGCACAGCTTAAAGATTACTCCGCTAAATTTGGCGGCCTGGCCCAGCAATAAAGGCGGACTTAAACAACAAAAAAAAGCGGCTGATGGCCGCTTTTTTTGTTACTCATAAATCTAAAAATATTGTTGTTTTATTATTACTTCAACACGCAAAAGCGTTGCATTTTCTTCGTTATTTTTCGCTGCTATTAGGTAATTTTTTTGTTATTATTCGTTTATTTTGTTGGTTGGTGCTTACCTAATATAACAAAAAAAAGCGACTAAAAAGCCGCTTTTGGTTTATTTATTTTTACTTGGCTTCTAAATATTAGCCTTCAATAACCACACCCATGTTGCAAAACTTGTCGATGCGCTCGGCAACCAGTTCGTCAATGTTGCGTTCATTTAGGGTTTTCAGATCCTTAAGTAATTGTTTCTTTAAAATGGCAGCCATAGCAACCGGGTCTTGATGTGCGCCGCCAAGGGGTTCTTTAATTACGCCGTCTATCAACTTGTTCTTCAACATCTCTGTCGAGGTAAGTTTCAGCATTTCGGCAGCACGCTCTTTTTGTTCCCAGGTTTTAAATAATATGGTCGAACAGTTTTCGGGAGAGATAACCGAATACCACGAGTTATCCAGCATCAGCACCCTATCGCCTATACCGATACCTAATGCACCACCCGATGCACCCTCGCCTATCACTACGCAAATAACCGGCACTTTTAGTACGGCCATTTCTAACAGGTTGCGTGCAATAGCCTCGCCCTGCCCGCGCTCTTCAGCTTCAAGGCCGGGGAAGGCGCCCGGTGTATCAATTAAGGTAACAACCGGTTTATTAAACTTCTCGGCCATTTTCATTAGCCTTAATGCCTTCCGGTAACCTTCGGGGTTGGCCATACCAAAGTTGCGGTACTGCCGCTCTTTGGTGTTGCGCCCTTTTTGGTGCCCTATAAACATTACGGTTTGCCCGTTTAACGATCCAAAGCCTCCAATAATGGCCTTATCGTCGCCAACTGTCCTGTCGCCATGCATTTCAATAAAGTCATCGCACATCAGCTCCAAGTATTGCAGGGTGTAAGGCCTTTCGGGGTGGCGCGATATCTGCACCTTTTGCCAGCCGGTAAGGTTAGCATAAATTTCCTTTTTGGCTGCTTCCATCTTGGCTTCCAGTTCAGCAATAGTAGCGCTCATGTCCAGCTTGTTTTTTTCTTCAACCTGCTGTACTTTTTCTATCTGCTGCTGTAACTCTGCCAGCGGTTTCTCAAAATCAAATGTGATCTTCATACAAATTTCCTGGCCGCTAAATTAAATAAATCCAACGGTATAATTATCAATTATGATTTTTCAATGCGCGCAGCCTGTTTATTTGCTGTGGCGACAACAATTGCTGCGTTTTAAATGCAGCCTGTAATATAGCGTTGCGCAGCTCGCCCTGGTATATCCCGTAGCGGTTGGTATAAAATATAATTACCCCGTCGTTAAGCTTATTGGTGCGGAACAGGCTGTCTATCACCTTCTCGTTACGTACAATAACAGCGCCCATTTCTTTCTTTTTAAACTGCAGGGCATCGTTAATTTTTTTGAGCGATACAGCCTGCGTAGGGCTAAGGTCAAGCTCTTTCTTATATTTTAAGGCTTTATCTGCCGATGGATAATTATTTAGTTCGGCCACCAGGCCAAAATTATTAAGGTCGTCGCCATTTATTAAAGCGGTATACTCCTTGCTGCTTAAGGTTTTTACCGGCGATGGTTTCAGTAAGCTATCGGGCGTTTGGGCGCTTAGTTTAAAGCTGATGATGAGGAATAGTATGAAGATGGGTAGTTTTTGCATAGTATTATTTAACGTATTTATCAAATCGTCATTGCATTTCGCCCGGTAAAGTGTCCACACTTTACCGTAATTGGCTAGGAAGCGTCTACGCTTCCTAGTAAATGTAAACGTGGACGCTTACTTCCTTAACATCCAAGCGTGGACGCTTGGATGAGCGGGTTGTCTTACTTTGACACACGCGGCACGCGTGCGCCAGCAATGGGGTATTATTTAACGACTTTATTGCATCGTCATTGCGCGGTTGTTAATTACCTCTACAGCTCATTCTTAAACATCAACAATTCCGCTTCTACCCTGTCGTTAGCAAACGTGAGCAGCCTGTAGCCAAACGTAGTGCCGCTTACCTCAATTTGGGCAGCATCTTTGTTTATTTGGTACGATGATGCCGGTGTAATGTATTGCGTTACGTTGCCATTGGTTTGCACATCATCCATATGGTAATGCCCGCAAAATACGTATACTTTGTTGCCGCAGTTGTGCAGTGCATCTAACATGGCTTCGCGGCCGTGCAGTGGGTATGCCCTATCCACAGGCGTATTTACGGGCAGCACAGGGTGGTGGATAAACAGTACCACAGTTTTATCGGTAGCCAGCTGACTGTTGAGCCAGTTAAACTGCGCAGCACTTACCCTTTCGGTGCTGGTATCCATAAAAATGTATTTAAAAGTGGCATCCTCGCTGCTGTAATACAATTCGTCATCGGCGGCGAGGTCTGCATCTTTATAAAAGCCCGCGTCGTTGGCAAACCTATCGTGATTGCCGAGTATAAACTTGTAGTTGTACTTTTGTAACGACTGAAAAAGCCAGGGGTATGCCGATGCGGCACCAATATCCCCGCCGAAAACGATCATATCTACATTGCGGGTGCTAACATCCTGCAACAGGCGTTCCCAGTTCAAATAACTATCAACCCCGGCCTCTTTGGGGTCGTCTTCATCTAAATGGATGTCGGTTATGAAAGCTATTTTTTTCATGGTTATTATTAACTATCTACAAATCGTCATTGCGAGGAGCGATAGCGACAAAGCAATCTCCCGACTTGGTTCACGAACATTGCTACGTGATTTTCTATCGGGAGATTGCTTCGTGCCTTTACAGCAATG
It includes:
- a CDS encoding acetyl-CoA carboxylase carboxyltransferase subunit alpha; translated protein: MKITFDFEKPLAELQQQIEKVQQVEEKNKLDMSATIAELEAKMEAAKKEIYANLTGWQKVQISRHPERPYTLQYLELMCDDFIEMHGDRTVGDDKAIIGGFGSLNGQTVMFIGHQKGRNTKERQYRNFGMANPEGYRKALRLMKMAEKFNKPVVTLIDTPGAFPGLEAEERGQGEAIARNLLEMAVLKVPVICVVIGEGASGGALGIGIGDRVLMLDNSWYSVISPENCSTILFKTWEQKERAAEMLKLTSTEMLKNKLIDGVIKEPLGGAHQDPVAMAAILKKQLLKDLKTLNERNIDELVAERIDKFCNMGVVIEG
- a CDS encoding metallophosphoesterase produces the protein MKKIAFITDIHLDEDDPKEAGVDSYLNWERLLQDVSTRNVDMIVFGGDIGAASAYPWLFQSLQKYNYKFILGNHDRFANDAGFYKDADLAADDELYYSSEDATFKYIFMDTSTERVSAAQFNWLNSQLATDKTVVLFIHHPVLPVNTPVDRAYPLHGREAMLDALHNCGNKVYVFCGHYHMDDVQTNGNVTQYITPASSYQINKDAAQIEVSGTTFGYRLLTFANDRVEAELLMFKNEL